AATCTGTTTGTGTATTGCCCTTATCTGAGGAGTCTTCtttaaagatacatatttttgGGCCTCATGCTCCTCCTCCAGGAGATTTTTGACTCAGTGGGTCTGGAGTAGAGATGAGGAATCTATTTTGACAAGTTTCTCAGATGATGCTTCTTGAAGCCAACTCAGCTCTgcctagctgtatgaccttgagcaagttacataaactctgtgccttggtttcatTCTAAAATGTAGATAATTAACTCCCTCCCTAGACttgctttgaggattaaatgagtggaTACATgcttagtgctcaataaatgtcagttgttACTATTTCAGTATTGGGGTCCACTGGTAGTTCCTTTAAAATGAGGGAAatctcagagatttaaaaaaaaaacacctccacCTTATCCCTGCCTGGGCTATACAAGCCCATACTGCTCCATACAGACCTTAAGGTGTGTAGTTAGAATATGTCTCCGTTCTTGCTTTACCTCCACTCTCTGGCTGAGAATCATTATATCTGAAATACTCCTTTTTGTATTTCGGCTGCCCTATTCATTATTAGGAAAGTTAAAAGAGTTCATAATATCCCATAACTGTAAGAAACTTTGTCAAAGCCTTGCCCTCAACTTAGGACTTTATCTTAGTGATCAGATTTGAAGAATGAGACTCCTTATATGTCTACTGATAGCTGTTCTTGTTCTTTCCCATCTCATACCTCCAACTACCAGCTCTCTCTATGTTTAGCTAGGgaagttttccatttcttctaaaccCCAAATAGATATCCTGTATTGTTCACTATATAACTCCTTATTTATTTCCAATAATTTATCATAAActtattattttgtgtgtttctttgcCATTTCTCCTGCTGGGATATATAGCTCCATGAGGGTAGGAACCTTGTCTGTCGTATTcactgcctatttttttttcagtgcctaGCAAGGTGTTTGGtacattttaagtgttcaataaatattttagaattggTAAATAATTTAGAATCTTTTAGAATTGGTTGCCTTGTTGCTGAGTTAGGGTGTTGGGATTATATTTGATGGTTCTTTTATGATGGACCCTTCTCTTCTGCATTATACAAATAACCTGACCAGCCAGAGAAACCAAAGATATTCCTCAGCTGTTTTGGATAGTCAGTGTTTACTGACAGACCCTTGTGGCTAGATGCTTTCCTGAATTTCTGGTCATCCCCTGTCCTGTGacatttttgaaaggaaaaacaataatttatccCACAAGgaattttaaatgaaactttataCATTTCAGAATCTATAATTTTCCTTACTAAATAGGAAACAAAGGGGACTTTGGCAAATCAGAgatttttcttcctgaatttgATTCATGGTTTCCTTCCAAAGGGTAAGAAATTTGAGATTTTGCCAGATGGCTTGCCTTCTGCCCGGAAGCTCATATACTACACGGGGTGCCCCATGCGCTCCAGACACCTCCTGCAACTTCTGAGCAACAGCCACCGCCTCTATATGAATCTGCAGCCTGTCCTGCGCCATATCCGGAAGCTGGAGGAAAACGAAGGTATTGCAGGGTCTGGGGTGTGGAAGCAAATTGTACCTTTGCCACCTGTGGCCTCTTACTCTGAATGGGGGTTTTGAGCTCCTACAGAATTGGATTTTGGGACTGGGACACTCCAGATTGAGAGCAGCATTACTATTTACATCTCAGTATTTCCAGAAGGCAAAGGGTTAGGCTTGAGCCCCACCTACTGTAGCACTTATTCAGAATATCTGAGGTGACTGCATTTAGCTATCTCTCAAGTACAGTCTCTAAGGTTTTCCCATGCCTGACTTGAAAATACTTGCAAAAAGCCACCCATAAAGGCACAGGGCAAGGGTTTATCTGCAACTCAGATTTTATCTGCATTTTAGAGCTTTGTATTTACACTGACCCACCTTAGTGCTATTATCCACAGGTGGTCTGGAATTCTTTCCAATGTGATTATTTCTTAGGGTTAGAGTGACAATAAAGGTAGGTCACAGATGTGTCTGCAGCCTCTGATTGACGGCTGGGAGGCCCCCAAGTCTGTTCTAGCAAGAGTGCCAAACAAAGGAGAGGGAAGTCAGCTGGTCCTGTGGGGCCTTTGCTGAGATGCAGATGAAATAAAGCAGTCTGTCTGGGGCCTCAGAGTACTGGACCCTGAAACGGGGATCATGTCAGGGTGGGAAAGAAGGCAGTGCTAAGGGTCTGTAACATCCGACTTCAACTTTACATTAATCTGATAGCCCTTTATCTTGAGTTGTGGCACCCTGGATTTCCTCCATTTAACACACCCCAACCCTAATCCTCAAAACTGCTACATTACgtatttgggtttgtttttttttttaatgctttgggGTTTTGTTTATGCTTTCAAAGATTTGTTTTGcaaaaattagttttataaatTCATGTTGTAGTAATATCTAACAGTAATTTGATTAGATTGGATTTGGTGTATTTGTGTGAATATCAGGGTGAAGATTCATATTTTAGGTTCATGTCTGAGACAAGTTTTGACACCTCAGACCTCATCTTTCCTTTAGAAACCAGGCAAATACCCATCctttcttaaacaaacaaaagaccttGTAGAGGTTTGTGCTTCTGATAGATTTCTCTCAAAAATTCTCTGTCAATCCAAATGAGACCCGGTTTGGCAATTCTTTTGTAATTTCGTAGCGATTAGAACATGAATCATTCCTCACTGTCTGCCACAAACTGCCTGTGTCTTCAGAGAGAATTGGTATAACTGTCAGGTGTATTGGCTTCAGCTGCTGCTAGACTGCCACTTCTTCCCCACGATGACTCATCAGTGTAACAAATATATCTCTCCTATGCTGACATGAATATGAAAAGGAATTCAGATGGGGACAGGAGGAGGATGAAGAAGCAGGAGAACCTGTGAGAATAGGTGACATAATTACGTGCAGAGCCCATAATTTGCCAAGTCAGCTTCATTCCTAAACGTCTAACATGGCACCTTGAGAAGTTGATTTGTTCTATCAGCTTTCTGCCTGCAGCATTTTAGTACATTTTTTTTGTTCAGATGACCTTAAGAGATCCCTTCAGAGCCTTAAAGAATTAATGACCTTCCTCTATAGGTTCTAAGGTAAAAATTGCAAAGAATTTTGAGTTTTCAGAGAGACAGGGCGTTGTTCATTGCCAACCATAGTACCAAGTGTATTCGGAGGCTTAAGTGAGTAggtgtctttgtttgttttgtgctgctgtaacaaaagacCACAGACTAGGTAAGTTCTAAAGAACAGaactttatttcctcacagttctagaggctgggaagtccggGATTGAGGGGCCAGCATCTACCAAGGGCCTTCTTGTTACTTCATCCCATGATGGAAGGTGGAAGGGTAAAGAGAGGGTGAGAAAGAGTAAAAGGGGGCCAAACTCCGCCTCTCATAATGAACCCACTACTGCAATAATGGCACTAACCCATTCATGAAAGCAGAGctctcatgatctaatcatctcTTTAAACTCCCATGTCTTACTACTATGATATTTGATATCATATGATTTATGATAGCAATTAGATTTCAACCTGAGTTTAGGAGGGaacagacattcaaaccatagcagtagaGGAATGAAGAAATGACACATGCTTAGTTTCTTCTACTTAGGGGTTTTCCAGGTCTGAAAAAGGCCTGAAATTAAGTTTCTCTGGGTCAACTTTGGCCTGAATCCAAGATCTCACCCCCATTTAAGGGCTTTATCATTTTAACATGAAAAGCCCTTTTTTGGGCATTAGTTTAGCAAAAAACAGCATAAAAAGAGTctgtgtttttcttaattttatgtaGAGTCACCTTGTCTAAAACACTATTTTAGCATTTTAGTAGAAAATGATCACAAGGATTTTTCCATAGGGtttagaagagaaacaaaaacatgccttgcgtcatttaaaaaaatgttaaagcctAACTTTATTCAACAGCTGGAGCTTATTCCTAGGATAAGTATTCACATTTACTgcattattttccaaagtagcGTATGAAAAACCTCATTGTCTCTGGGCTTTTACAACAGAGGGAGTAAAAAGAGCACAGGCATGTTGATGATCTGCACTGTTGACACCAGTGATTATTAGGGGGATGAGAGgttgcattttacatttcttagaaaacatttcagaattATTTAATGTTTCTCTCAGTTTGTAACTGAACGGTGTGAAGCTTCCTAAATGTCTGGAAAGGGTCTGGTACAGCActagggagggaagagaagccaGCCATGTGGAACACCCAGGCCATGCTAACATGTTGACAGGAATAGGTAGAAAACAGGCTGGCAAGTACTTGTCTTCTCGTGAGCATACTAGTGAATATAGAGGAACTATAGTGATCTCTGAACCTATCAGGAAGTTGAGAGTAAAAAGGCTATATGTAAAGATACAGAAAAGCTTTTAAATTATTAGGTCCACAGTTCCTAATTATTTTAGAACAATGGAACTCCAACAACTTAGagacttttacttttttctcttcacttGCCACTCATCCAAGGGCCACATGGCTATTGCTGTGAAACCACAGTGAATAAAAACTACAGTAATTTTTGCAAACTGCTTTAGCTGTCCACCTTCATCTCACACCTGCTGATTCAGAAGATGGGGATTGTTAGGCCCCAGTCTGCTCCCTGACAAGTTGTACATGGATGCATTTTTGTTGTGATGATATGTGCGTGGAGCTCTGGTGTCTGGTTTCAGCCTGCTTTCTCTGTAGCAACACATACTCACCTTTGTGTTTCAGCCAGTTCCTTAGAACAATGTGAATAGGCTGGAACCTGGAAATGTGCACATAGCCTTctccaagcattttttttttgcattttgcatcCTAGAAGGCgcatcttttctttctcctcctgctcATTTTCTCTCTAGGGACCCTGTGATGATTATACTTCCGAGCTGGATTCAGACATCAGGCATGCAAGTATTTTCACTTAACCAAGAAACAAGACAATTAAAATCCATTAACAGGCCCCTGAGAACCCAATTAGTCTACTAGTTTCTAAAATCAGATCAACTTCACATTCCCCAAATGCACTCTccatttttaacattgttttattgtattatttctcACCAGTATTAAAAAGGCAAGGAATCTaaacttcttccttgttttacATTTCTGACCTGAAAGACAAGAATAATATTTTTGTGTCAGTTGAGTTGTAACTGGCAGCTGGGTTGTAACTTTGTGCCTTAATGGAATGGTTAGTTTATATGTaataaaagagactttgcagTGTTGTGTGTTTGACTGCGTTAAAGAACAGCACTGACATGTGAAATCAAAGAACAGCTTTACCAGTCAGAGTTGGAAATCATCAAACCAGTAGTGATTACTGGTATTTTCTAAGTAGATGATAAAGCCTCACTAATTCAGCCTAAGTGGAGAAAATCAATCTTATATTAATGAAAATCcaaattttagaatattcacaagaaattctcagaagaatagttttattttaaattgtattcagCAGCTAGAGCTAAGCTAACAGTGGAACAaattgaacaaatgaacaaataaaatgaatggcAATTAGCATAATTGTATTTATTAAGTAGTCTTCTAGAGCAGTGCTTCTGAAATTATCTGCAGAAAAgggccagatttttaaaatatttaatatgctaTGGATACTTTCGCAAAATACAAAATCACATTGGTGGCTGTCATGGCAATGTCACATAGCTCTGGAAGTTTCTAAATGTTCATATCACTCACTGAATTTATTTCACTATGGACCAATAAATTTGCAGACAAGAAGTGGTCTGTAACTGCACTTTAAATACCACTCTTCTTATACTGCTTGAAGCTTTCAAAAAACTAAGTAGTTTAAATATCCCCCTCAAATCTGTTGCActggtttttattcatttttcagtcTTCTGAAGTCAAATTCCTATCTAAATTATTACTACTTTCCAATCACTAGATTCTGAATTTGAAGTTATCCTTGTTCTTGGCCTGATGAGTCACTTAAGCTCACCAGCCGTTCCTTCTGTCTTGGTTAATGAACTGTGTTCCCCACCACGTAGAGAAGAAGCAGTACCGGGAATCTTACATCAGTGACAACCTGGACCTCGACATGGACCAGCTGGAAAAACGGTCGCGGGCCAGCGGGAGCAGTGCGGGCAGCATGAAACACAAGCGCCTGTCCCGTCATTCCACCGCCAGCCACAGCAGTTCCCACACCTCGGGCATTGAGGCAGACACCAAGCCCCGGGACACGGGGCCAGAAGACAGCTACTCCAGCAGTGCCATCCACCGCAAGCTGAAAACCTGCAGCTCAATGACCAGTCATGGCAGCTCCCACACCTCAGGGGTGGAGAGTGGCGGCAAAGACCGGCTGGAAGAGGACTTACAGGACGATGGTAACAGTACTGTCCCCTCACTGGCTCTCTGTTTAGTCTCCCAGTTTTTTCAAGCATTGGTTCTATAGAACTGGTGTCTGGAGAGCAACTTTAGGCAGTAGTAATAAAGTGGAAGAGGTGTCTTGTTGTCTTCCCCAATGACTTGGTTGAGTTGCTTGTGTTTGGCTGTGAACAAAACATCCCTCTAGTTGTGATCCTTTGCGGCCACAAGACTGGATGGTTGTAGACTCAGTCTTAGCTGTTTCTATGAAGTAGATTGGAAATTAGTCCTGCTGCCCTTGTGTCTGTATTTCTGCTTCCCAGATTAAATAAAACAGTGGTTAGGACAGCACAGTGGAGTGCAGTAATAGTGACAGAAacatcttgaacttctggacccCTCCCCACAAAGTAAAGATTGGAGTCCATGCCATTGAGTTACTTAGTAATGTTTTTCTGAAGCGCCTCCCATGTAACCAGAACTATAGGGAGGATAAAAGAAATATAGCACCTGGTTGATAGGAACTTACTGCATGTTAAGGAGATAAGATGAATCCTATGGCTTATCTTAGCCAAACTTAACATTTGTGTCcctcttttatattatttttctgtctcaaaTAAGTGCTGTAGCATTCAGGCTTGACGGAAAAGATAGACTTTGTTAAAGAAAAGTGCAGACCATCTTTTTGGTTTCTGTAGAATTTGTGTGGCTCTCAAGTCACTCAGTGCCCTTCAGAATAGGCAGCTATGGACATGGGGGGCTTTGTGAACTGTCATCTGCCTGTGTCAGTGAGCCTTGCTTTGGTATCAGGCAAAGGGCCCATCAGTTTCGGTTTGTCCTTTGTCATTGCAGCAAGGTGGTatagtttttcttcttaaaaaatacagaataatggGCAAATTATAGTATTAAAACACATATAGGTAATGCAGCAATCCGATAAGAAAGAacaagtaggccaggcatggtggctcacacttgtaatcctggcactttgggaggccaaggcaggcggatcacgaggtcaagagatcaaggccattctggccaacatgatgaaacctcatctctgctaaaaatacaaaaattggatgggcgtagtggcgcgcgtcttcagtcccagctactcgggaggctgaggcaggagaatcgcttgaacccaggaggcggaggttgcagtgagcggagatcacaccactccagcctggtgacagagtgagacttcgtctcaaaaagaaagaaattgagaaagaaagagagggagggagggagggaaggaaggaaggaaggaacaagtAGTACCTGTTGAAAATGGtcccaggaaggaaggaaggaaggaaggaagggagggaggaagggagggaggaaggaagggaggaaggaaggagggaaggagggaaggagtaAACAAGTAGTACCTGTTGAAAATGGTCCCTGGAGTTTCCTATTGGAGTCTCATtagcaaatttattttcaaataggaaTAATTACATAGCCACCCTCAAAATATGGTTGCATATTATGATGGTCATTTCCCTTTTTGTCATTAActatcttttccttcttctgtgtCAGAAATAGAGATGTTGGTTGATGACCCCCGGGATCTGGAGCAGATGAATGAAGAGTCTCTGGAAGTCAGCCCAGACATGTGCATCTACATCACAGAGGACATGCTCATGTCGCGGAAGCTGAATGGACACTCTGGTGAGCTCTTACGGGAAGTTATTCTTCCTTGGTAGCAGGTTATCCAGGACTGAAAAACACATGCCTCAGAAAATAGAAGGGGTGAGCTGGGGGCCCTAGACCAGAGACTGGACTGCACTAAGAGTCTCTTCAGGTCAGTGTTGTAAACTGCAGGATCCTGTGCCTTCTGTGGAAGGCAGGGAAGAGGAGAAACACCCAGGACTGGGAATTAGCATTTTGTGCTCCATGCTTTGGACAAAAGGTAGTTGAACAGTAGGGTTCTCTTTATGTTATGCTGTGTCGAGAATCATATAATGTATCTGGAAGGCCTTGTAGACCCCTTCAGTCTGGCCTCCTTTTTACAGATAAGTTAACCTATAGTTCAAAGAGGACAAATCCAACATGGCTAGAAACAGAAGTAGGCCTCcaggtttttggggtttttttgttttttgtttttcccactgTGTTATACTGGTAGAGGAGTCTGGGAGGAAAAGTGTCAAAATGGGTTGACCTAAAAAGACACTCTTAAATTCCATATTCGTATGAATTCCTGTAGAAAACATGCATTCCCTATAGTtatataatacatcatatatatttCTGTTACATGTAAGATACTATCTTTAAAAAACGGCAGCAGTATCAGTTTTGTTTATAGACATCAGTCAGATCTAACTGCTTTTGTCACACATCATGAATCAGTCTGTTCTTTAGAGAAATATGCCTCAGGAACCAGCACTATTGAAATGGCCCCTTCCAGCTTTGATTGAATGAAGGGCCTGACTGAGGTAGCCTGTCCCTGCTCTGGCAAATCCACAGCTCCTGATGTTCATCGAGCCTCCTCCtccaggtgccaggcactggaaaTCAGAGAGGAACCAGACCGATACACAGTCACTACCATCCTGGCACTTAGTCTTCAAGAGCAGGAGGCATCTTTTATTTCAGAATTCTGTTCGCTAACCCAACAGAACCCTGGCTTCCCAGACCTGCCTGTAGCTGCAGGGAATCATCTCTCTGACCAACACTGACTCATTAGGCTGCTTACCCTAAACATGCTTAGAGTTCATATACCAAACTTTGCCCCTTTTTGCCCATGTACTTTATGATATTGAATTTTCTcctataattacattttaatttaaattcacaATTATATGCACATTATAGGTCCATGTATATAGCTCTGTGTGTTTATGCTTGTGGAAAGGAAATGGTCTAAAAACTGTGTATGCCGCAGTGCCTTTGGGAAGGGAGGTATGAGGGAAGCTGACCTGGACTTTGCGTTTATATATTtctgcatttaatttttataagactgttaattttaaatagaaataaaatttaagtaaaaagcCTGGCTGTTTAAgaagatttatatataaaaaaagtttgttgaaatgttataaaaataattaaagaatgagtggtaaggccaggtgtggtggctcacacgtataatcccagcactttgggaggccaaggtgggtggatcacctgaggtcaggagttggagatcagcctggccaacgtggtgaaaccccatctctactaaaatgcaaaaaaaaaaaattagctgcaggcctgtaatcccagctacatgggtggctggggcaggagaatcgcttgaacccaggaggcagaggttgcagtgacccaagattgtgtcactgtactccatcctgggcaaaagagtgagactctgtcaaaaaaaaaaaaaagaaaaagaacaagtggTTAAATTATACCTTATTCATACAATGGTATATAACCATTAAATTCGAGATTTTCAAAcaatatttaataacataagaAGGATAGTTAAGGtaaatagtaaaaattatataaaatgtcatctaattaaaaacaagaatatttatttgtgtattttaaaaacgTAAAACTATTAATAGCCTTTTATTTGGATGTTAGGGTTATAGATatagatgattttattttctttcttacatcATCTTAGTTTTCTAAATTCTCTATTAATTTGAGCATTTAAACGTTGCTTATAAAACATTCAGCTAAGTACTCGCCTTGGCAGCACATACACTAAAGTTGCagtgatacagagaagattagcatggcccctgggcaaggatgacatgcaaatttgtgaagtgttccatatctttaaaaaaaaaaaaaacactcagctAAGATTGAGTAGTGATGAAgtataccacactgtctttcattCTTACAGAGTTTGATAGGAGTTGGTTAAGTGTTTTGAGCATCAGCTCGGTGTTGACTTTTCCAGTGGTGGGTCTGAGTTTGGAGAATACTCTTTACAGGCATGATAGCTGAGGGCACATTTACCAGGAAATCGAAAAGGAACCATGACAACTTGTTTAAAGGTTTAATGCTCTTTAGAAGATAAAGATCGTTCTAGATCCTCTACTAAAGCCATTTGTACTAACTCCTAAAACATGAGTATCCCCTGAGTTTTTAAAGTGTCTACTTGTAAACCAGTAATGTCTTCATATTTCATGTTTCAATTGAACTAATTATTGAATACTTAATATGTTTATGGCATATGCTAGACACTGAGTCATTATGAGATGTTTCTAAAGAGTTAAGGGATAGAACACAAGTCATTCTGTAGACTACTAGCAGTAGTTGAATAAGAATCACATTActtaaagggttttttgttttttttttttaagaagccaTTTGGCCTTATGGATCTAGGGCTTGACCTGTAGTACACTTGCTTCATCCATTGGCAAGAAAAATTTCAGCGGTGTTCACTTACACCTCTAGTTCTTATTGGTAATTTTACCTTCTGAGACATGTTTCTACTCAGTGCTTCACTCATATGCCAGTCACATAGGGAAATGTCAGCCCTGGATTTCTGCTTCTGAAATTTTGGCGGGTTTCCACCGAGTGCTAAAGTGCTTAGGTTAGGTGCTCTGTTGTTCTCAAAGACCCAGTACTGAATTTTCACTGTGGCCTCCCAGTTTGTCTCCTCCCAGGGGGATCTGCTGCAGGAGGTATGTGCCAAGTGTCCCATCACCCAAAAAGAGCTGCTGTGAACTGAGTGTATCCATGTATAGTCCCTGTACCTCACCCTTTTATGCATTCACTGTGTAATTATTAAAACTAGCAGGCAGGTGCTGTTATTGGCCCGATTTTATACGAGAAGGAGACTGAGACACTGGGAGGCTAAGTAACTGGCCAGGACACATGGCTAATTAGTTATCTGGGCCAGGATCCAGCCAGATCTATCTGACTTCAGAGGCCAGAGCCCCCACAATTCACCACTATACATCCAAGCCGAACCAAATCTAGAAGGCATGTGTTCAGTAAGGGTTAAGTTTAATGTTGCTGCTGAATAGAAAGGGGAAGAGGGGAAGCTTTATGAGATGCAGTAAAGAGGCTGCTTTATACCTATAGTCTTTGCTTCTTTTCTATAACTTCATCATAAATAGCTTAATTAGaagtttgttttagaaaattcaGACTAAACATCTTCTTACACTCTAACCCTACTTTGACTCATTAACCTCTATTTACTGTAAgatgagagagagtgtgtgtgctgTTCTGGTTGTCTGCCACCAAAGAGT
This genomic stretch from Homo sapiens chromosome 14, GRCh38.p14 Primary Assembly harbors:
- the FRMD6 gene encoding FERM domain-containing protein 6 isoform 3 (isoform 3 is encoded by transcript variant 4); its protein translation is MDQLEKRSRASGSSAGSMKHKRLSRHSTASHSSSHTSGIEADTKPRDTGPEDSYSSSAIHRKLKTCSSMTSHGSSHTSGVESGGKDRLEEDLQDDEIEMLVDDPRDLEQMNEESLEVSPDMCIYITEDMLMSRKLNGHSGLIVKEIGSSTSSSSETVVKLRGQSTDSLPQTICRKPKTSTDRHSLSLDDIRLYQKDFLRIAGLCQDTAQSYTFGCGHELDEEGLYCNSCLAQQCINIQDAFPVKRTSKYFSLDLTHDEVPEFVV